The Microbacterium maritypicum genome contains a region encoding:
- a CDS encoding DUF808 domain-containing protein — protein MSVGLLAVVDDILSAAMKASAKAAGVVIDDAAVTPQYVQGLTPARELPVVGKIALGSLANKFLIIIPAALLLTAFAPWVLPYLLILGGAYLCFEGAEKVLEWFGVQHGHADEGARDEKKLVLGAVRTDLILSTEIMLISLASLDKGLDIWATLAILAVIALLMTGVVYGAVALLVKIDDIGLKMAKNPVQRVRHTGTRIVRSMPAVFRFISILGTVAMLWVGGHLVLVNLGEVGWHFPVDMLHAVEHALHGLGPVVVWIVDTIISAIAGLLLGLVIVGIVLGVARLFGKTPNFHEGEESPADVHV, from the coding sequence ATGTCCGTTGGACTGCTCGCCGTCGTCGATGACATCCTGAGCGCTGCGATGAAGGCGTCGGCGAAGGCGGCCGGCGTCGTGATCGATGACGCCGCGGTCACCCCGCAGTACGTGCAGGGCCTCACACCGGCCAGGGAGCTGCCCGTCGTGGGCAAGATCGCCCTCGGGTCGCTCGCGAACAAGTTCCTGATCATCATCCCGGCCGCCCTGCTGCTCACCGCGTTCGCGCCCTGGGTGCTCCCGTACCTGCTGATCCTGGGTGGCGCGTACCTCTGCTTCGAGGGTGCCGAGAAGGTGCTGGAGTGGTTCGGCGTGCAGCACGGCCACGCCGACGAAGGCGCGCGCGATGAGAAGAAGCTCGTGCTGGGTGCGGTGCGCACCGACCTGATCCTCTCGACCGAGATCATGCTGATCTCGCTGGCGAGTCTGGACAAGGGCCTCGACATCTGGGCGACGCTGGCGATCCTCGCCGTGATCGCGCTTCTGATGACGGGCGTCGTCTACGGCGCCGTCGCGCTGCTGGTGAAGATCGACGACATCGGCCTGAAGATGGCGAAGAACCCGGTGCAGCGCGTGCGTCACACCGGCACCAGGATCGTGCGGTCCATGCCCGCGGTGTTCCGCTTCATCAGCATCCTCGGCACGGTCGCGATGCTGTGGGTCGGTGGCCACCTGGTGCTCGTCAACCTCGGCGAGGTGGGCTGGCACTTCCCGGTCGACATGCTGCACGCCGTGGAGCACGCGCTCCACGGCCTCGGTCCGGTCGTGGTCTGGATCGTGGACACGATCATCTCCGCGATCGCTGGCCTTCTTCTGGGACTGGTCATCGTCGGGATCGTGCTGGGCGTCGCGCGGCTGTTCGGCAAGACGCCCAACTTCCACGAGGGCGAGGAATCCCCCGCCGACGTGCACGTCTGA
- a CDS encoding HNH endonuclease: MANPHLNPVLEAVKCLEDVWGDATNASDLTRAELLEAHRALGLVQRRLDGVHAEIAASIARESRPELGAAGLAKQQGFRSPATMIAATTGGSTGDAVRLVKVGEATAPRANLIGEPLPPRYPEVQRAIGAGVLGAASAALIVTLLDRARLKVGVDRLVEAERLLVERAEGLSLDDVRKLVAHAEAWLDSDGVAPREEEARSRRSLTMFERDGSLHLTLQTDIASGAPVKAAIQAYVTATFQTRAHALDPEAPDADRRTVGMIQADALTEICAHASGCDNGGLPVSGATVVVRVGLGDLTTGAGFATVDGLDEPVSIAACRRMAAGGGIIPVVLGGAGEILDWGREKRLFTRAQRLALVERDGGCVMCGLPPQLTRAHHLRWWQRDGGSTDLDNGVLLCDSCHHRIHDNEWEIRIEGCGFAARVWLILPPSVDPERRPRLGGRARYDIAA; this comes from the coding sequence ATGGCGAACCCGCATCTGAACCCCGTCCTCGAGGCAGTGAAGTGCCTCGAAGACGTGTGGGGCGATGCGACGAACGCGAGCGACCTGACCCGAGCGGAGCTGCTCGAGGCGCACCGGGCGTTGGGGCTGGTGCAGCGTCGGCTCGACGGCGTCCACGCCGAGATCGCGGCGAGCATCGCCCGGGAATCGCGTCCCGAACTGGGAGCTGCGGGTCTCGCCAAGCAGCAGGGCTTCCGCAGCCCGGCGACCATGATCGCCGCAACGACCGGCGGATCGACAGGCGACGCGGTGCGGCTCGTGAAGGTGGGGGAGGCGACCGCGCCTCGGGCGAACCTGATCGGCGAGCCGCTTCCGCCGCGGTATCCCGAGGTGCAGCGGGCGATCGGTGCCGGCGTGCTCGGTGCGGCATCCGCGGCGCTGATCGTGACCCTGCTCGATCGGGCGCGACTCAAGGTCGGCGTCGACCGCCTCGTCGAGGCCGAGCGACTGCTCGTCGAGCGTGCCGAGGGGCTCTCGCTCGATGATGTGCGCAAGCTCGTCGCGCATGCCGAAGCCTGGCTCGACTCCGACGGTGTGGCACCGCGCGAAGAAGAGGCCCGGTCGCGGCGCTCGCTGACGATGTTCGAGCGCGACGGGTCGCTGCACCTCACCCTGCAGACCGACATCGCCTCCGGGGCTCCCGTGAAGGCGGCGATCCAGGCCTACGTCACGGCGACGTTCCAGACGCGGGCGCACGCGCTCGACCCCGAGGCGCCCGATGCCGACCGTCGCACGGTCGGAATGATCCAGGCCGACGCGCTCACAGAGATCTGCGCGCATGCGAGCGGATGCGACAACGGCGGGCTGCCGGTGTCCGGGGCGACCGTCGTCGTCCGTGTGGGGCTCGGCGACCTGACGACCGGCGCCGGGTTCGCGACGGTCGACGGCCTTGACGAGCCGGTCAGCATCGCTGCATGTCGTCGGATGGCGGCGGGCGGTGGCATCATCCCCGTCGTGCTCGGCGGTGCAGGCGAGATCCTCGACTGGGGACGCGAGAAGCGGTTGTTCACCCGTGCGCAGAGGCTCGCGCTCGTGGAGCGCGACGGCGGCTGTGTCATGTGCGGGCTGCCCCCGCAACTGACCAGGGCGCATCATCTGCGCTGGTGGCAACGTGATGGCGGATCGACCGATCTCGACAACGGCGTGCTGCTCTGCGACAGCTGTCACCACCGCATCCACGACAACGAGTGGGAGATCAGGATCGAGGGGTGCGGCTTCGCCGCGCGGGTGTGGCTCATCCTGCCGCCGAGCGTCGACCCCGAGCGCAGACCGAGACTCGGCGGCAGAGCCCGGTACGACATCGCGGCGTGA
- a CDS encoding alpha/beta fold hydrolase gives MAVPLSDLTSMPEPQQVYAADGTRLATYTWGEPDAPVVVIVHGFASNARDNWVLTGWVRELTRAGYRVLALDQRGHGLSEKPHDPDGYRIRTLVTDVETVMDTYLVDDAFYVGYSLGARVGWEVVRELPHRIGRAVLGGVPDGIPLARLDLDQVRRYIADGTPVADRTTQNYIALTERVPGNDLQALVALAEGMRASGMIDPDPSDAPTRPILFATGSKDAIIEGSRALASATPDGRFFEIPNRNHFNAPGSRDFKDAAVAFLAEA, from the coding sequence GTGGCCGTCCCTCTCTCCGACCTGACCAGCATGCCCGAGCCCCAGCAGGTGTACGCCGCCGACGGCACCCGGCTGGCGACCTACACCTGGGGCGAGCCCGACGCCCCCGTCGTGGTGATCGTGCACGGCTTCGCCTCGAACGCACGCGACAACTGGGTGCTGACCGGCTGGGTGCGTGAGCTCACCCGCGCGGGCTATCGCGTGCTGGCGCTCGACCAGCGCGGGCACGGGCTCAGCGAGAAGCCGCACGACCCCGACGGCTACCGCATCCGCACCCTCGTCACCGATGTCGAGACGGTGATGGACACCTATCTCGTCGACGACGCGTTCTATGTCGGGTACTCGCTCGGTGCGCGCGTGGGCTGGGAGGTGGTGCGCGAGCTGCCGCACCGCATCGGACGCGCGGTGCTGGGCGGAGTTCCTGACGGCATTCCGCTGGCCCGCCTGGATCTCGACCAGGTGCGCAGATACATCGCCGACGGCACGCCGGTGGCGGATCGGACGACCCAGAACTACATCGCGCTGACCGAGCGGGTGCCGGGCAACGACCTGCAGGCGCTGGTCGCACTCGCGGAGGGTATGCGGGCGTCGGGCATGATCGACCCCGACCCCTCTGATGCGCCGACCCGGCCCATCCTGTTCGCCACCGGATCGAAGGACGCCATCATCGAGGGCTCGCGGGCGCTGGCCTCAGCGACCCCCGACGGACGATTCTTCGAGATCCCGAACCGGAATCACTTCAACGCCCCGGGCTCGCGTGACTTCAAGGACGCGGCCGTGGCGTTCCTGGCAGAGGCGTAG
- a CDS encoding Fur family transcriptional regulator produces the protein METELDSALRGAGLRATAGRVAVLEALDSMAHSDAERLYRAVSEVLPTTSIQSVHNILADLTTAGLIRRIEPAGSAALYERRIDDNHHHVVCTSCGAIGDVDCVVGEAPCLTPSSTGGFTVQTAEVTFWGLCPSCQNAAQ, from the coding sequence ATGGAGACGGAACTCGACTCAGCGCTTCGCGGTGCCGGGCTTCGTGCGACCGCGGGCCGCGTCGCCGTTCTCGAGGCTCTCGACTCCATGGCCCATTCAGACGCGGAACGGCTCTACCGCGCTGTGTCCGAAGTGCTGCCGACCACGTCGATCCAGTCGGTGCACAACATCCTCGCGGACCTGACGACGGCGGGCCTCATCCGCCGGATCGAACCGGCAGGCTCCGCGGCGCTCTACGAGCGGCGCATCGACGACAACCACCATCACGTCGTCTGCACCTCCTGCGGTGCCATCGGCGATGTGGACTGCGTCGTCGGTGAAGCGCCGTGTCTCACCCCGTCCTCGACGGGGGGATTCACCGTCCAGACAGCCGAAGTCACCTTCTGGGGCCTCTGCCCCAGTTGCCAGAACGCCGCACAGTAG
- the msrB gene encoding peptide-methionine (R)-S-oxide reductase MsrB, translated as MSNDYRKTPEAVSGLSHLQYEVTQEDATEPPFRNAYWNNHEDGIYVDVVSGEPLFSSTDKFDSGTGWPSFTKPIEADAVTTRTDRSLWMKRTEARSAGADSHLGHVFDDGPRAEGGLRYCMNSAALRFIPAASLEEEGYGRYSPLFAATTDTPTTDTPTDTSEEQS; from the coding sequence ATGTCGAACGACTACCGCAAGACCCCCGAGGCCGTCAGCGGCCTCAGCCACCTGCAGTACGAGGTGACCCAGGAGGACGCGACCGAACCGCCGTTCCGCAACGCGTACTGGAACAACCACGAAGACGGCATCTACGTCGACGTCGTCTCGGGAGAGCCCCTGTTCTCGTCGACAGACAAGTTCGACAGCGGCACCGGGTGGCCGAGCTTCACCAAGCCCATCGAGGCGGACGCGGTGACCACGCGCACCGACCGCTCGCTGTGGATGAAGCGCACAGAGGCGCGTTCGGCCGGAGCCGACAGCCACCTCGGGCACGTCTTCGACGACGGCCCCCGCGCCGAGGGCGGACTTCGCTACTGCATGAACTCGGCGGCCCTCCGCTTCATCCCGGCTGCCAGTCTGGAGGAGGAGGGGTACGGTCGCTACAGTCCCCTCTTCGCCGCGACGACGGACACCCCCACCACCGACACCCCCACCGACACCTCTGAGGAGCAGTCATGA
- the msrA gene encoding peptide-methionine (S)-S-oxide reductase MsrA → MTDTGNITRTPGTETAVLAGGCFWGMEDLIRRQPGVLSTRVGYTGGSNDHATYRNHPGHAEAVEIVFDPAQTTYRDILAFFFQIHDPSTLNRQGNDVGSSYRSAIFPLSPEQETVARDTIADVDASGLWPAKAVTTIEPAGPFWQAEEEHQDYLIKYPNGYTCHFPRAGWVLPKRDEAAAV, encoded by the coding sequence ATGACCGACACGGGAAACATCACCCGCACCCCTGGCACCGAGACCGCCGTGCTCGCCGGCGGCTGCTTCTGGGGCATGGAAGACCTGATCCGCCGCCAGCCCGGTGTGCTCAGCACCCGGGTCGGCTACACCGGCGGCTCGAACGACCACGCCACCTACCGCAATCACCCCGGTCACGCCGAGGCGGTCGAGATCGTGTTCGACCCGGCCCAGACGACCTACCGCGACATCCTGGCGTTCTTCTTCCAGATCCATGACCCGTCGACCCTGAACCGTCAGGGCAACGACGTCGGGTCGAGCTATCGCTCCGCGATCTTCCCGCTCTCCCCTGAGCAGGAGACGGTCGCGCGCGACACGATCGCGGATGTCGACGCCTCCGGCCTCTGGCCCGCGAAGGCCGTCACCACGATCGAGCCTGCCGGCCCGTTCTGGCAGGCCGAGGAGGAGCACCAGGACTACCTGATCAAGTACCCCAACGGCTACACCTGCCACTTCCCCCGTGCGGGATGGGTGCTGCCGAAGCGCGACGAAGCCGCCGCCGTCTGA
- a CDS encoding catalase — protein MTKPATTTQTGTPVASDAHSLTVGADGPTVLHDRYLVEKLASFNRERVPERNPHAKGGGAFGEFVVTEDVSAYTRAAVFQPGAVSETLIRFSSVAGEQGSPDTWRDVRGFSLRFYSTEGNLDIVGNNTPTFFLRDAMKFPDFIHSQKRLGDSGLRDADMQWDFWTLSPETAHQVTYLMGDRGLPRSWRHMNGYGSHTYQWVNAAGERFWVQYHFLSTLGFETMEADEAEKLAGSDADYYRRDLFDAIARGENPSWDVFVQIMPYDEAKDYRFNPFDLTKTWSKKDYPRIKVGTFTLNRNPQNFFAEIEQAAFSPGNQVPGTGISPDKMLMARVFSYSDAQRYRIGANYNQLPVNQPHAAEVRNYMHEGQMQYRFNPAEHRTYTPNSYGAAGGPEADPAAGVEASWESDGELMRAAATLHSEDDDFGQAGTLYREVFDAEQRARFLETLTGQGRSITIDAIRERFFQYWTNVDADLGAALRARF, from the coding sequence ATGACGAAACCTGCCACCACGACCCAGACCGGGACCCCCGTCGCGAGCGACGCGCACTCCCTCACGGTCGGCGCCGACGGCCCCACCGTCCTGCACGATCGCTACCTGGTCGAGAAGCTCGCCTCCTTCAACCGGGAGCGTGTGCCGGAGCGCAACCCGCACGCGAAGGGCGGCGGCGCGTTCGGCGAGTTCGTCGTCACGGAAGACGTGTCGGCGTACACCAGGGCCGCGGTGTTCCAGCCCGGCGCCGTGAGCGAGACACTCATCCGCTTCTCGTCGGTCGCCGGAGAGCAGGGGTCGCCCGACACCTGGCGCGACGTGCGCGGATTCTCGCTGCGTTTCTACTCGACCGAGGGCAACCTCGACATCGTCGGCAACAACACCCCCACGTTCTTCCTGCGCGACGCCATGAAGTTCCCCGACTTCATCCACTCGCAGAAGCGCCTCGGCGACTCGGGTCTGCGCGATGCCGACATGCAGTGGGACTTCTGGACGCTCTCGCCCGAGACCGCCCACCAGGTCACGTACCTCATGGGCGACCGCGGCCTTCCCCGCAGCTGGCGCCACATGAACGGCTACGGCTCGCACACCTACCAGTGGGTGAACGCGGCCGGCGAGCGGTTCTGGGTGCAGTACCACTTCCTCTCCACCCTGGGCTTCGAGACCATGGAGGCCGACGAGGCAGAGAAGCTCGCCGGCTCGGACGCCGACTACTACCGTCGCGACCTGTTCGACGCGATCGCGCGCGGCGAGAACCCCTCGTGGGATGTGTTCGTGCAGATCATGCCGTACGACGAGGCCAAGGACTACCGCTTCAACCCCTTCGACCTCACGAAGACCTGGTCGAAGAAGGACTACCCGCGCATCAAGGTCGGCACGTTCACGCTGAACCGCAATCCGCAGAACTTCTTCGCCGAGATCGAGCAGGCCGCGTTCTCGCCGGGGAACCAGGTGCCCGGCACCGGGATCTCGCCCGACAAGATGCTCATGGCCCGCGTGTTCTCCTACTCCGACGCGCAGCGCTACCGCATCGGCGCCAACTACAACCAGCTGCCGGTGAACCAGCCGCACGCCGCCGAGGTGCGCAACTACATGCACGAGGGGCAGATGCAGTACCGGTTCAACCCGGCCGAGCACCGCACCTACACCCCGAACTCCTACGGCGCTGCGGGCGGCCCCGAGGCCGATCCCGCGGCCGGCGTCGAGGCGAGCTGGGAGTCGGACGGCGAGCTCATGCGCGCCGCCGCCACCCTGCACTCCGAAGACGACGACTTCGGCCAGGCCGGCACGCTCTACCGCGAGGTCTTCGACGCCGAGCAGCGGGCGCGCTTCCTGGAGACCCTCACCGGCCAGGGGCGCTCGATCACGATCGACGCGATCCGCGAGCGCTTCTTCCAGTACTGGACGAACGTCGACGCCGACCTCGGCGCCGCGCTGCGTGCGCGCTTCTGA